The Streptomyces fungicidicus nucleotide sequence TCGGCGGCCCGCGGGCTGATGCCGCCCGTGCTGGCCGACCTGGCCCGCCGGCACCCCGCGCTCGACACCCGGCTCACCGAGATCGACCCGCACCTCTCCGTGGACCTGGTCGCCAAGGGCGCGGTGGACCTGGTGGTCGCGCACGACTGGGACATCGCCCCGCTGCCCGCGCCGGCGGGCGTGGAGCAGGCGGTCGTCGGTGACGACCTGTGCGATCTGCTGGTGCCCGAGGGGCATCCCTTCGCGGGGCGTACGGCGGTGCGGCGGGAGGAGCTGGGCGGTGAGCGGTGGATCTGTCAGCCGCCGGGGCGGGTCTGCCACGAGTGGCTGGTGCGCACCCTGCGGGCGGCCGGGCACGAGCCGGAGATCGTCCACCAGGCCGACGAGAACCCGACCCTGGTCGCCCTGGTCGCGGCCGGGCTCGGCATCGCGCTGATCCCCCGGCTGGGGCGCGGCCCGCTGCCCGCGGGGGTGGTGGAGGTGCCGCTGGACCCCATGCCCGTACGGCGGCTGTACGCGCTGTGGCGCACCGGCGCGGCCCGCCGCCCGGCGATCGCGGAGACCGTCCGCACCCTGGGCGCGCACTGGCCCGCCGTGTCGGCGCACACACCCCGCTGACTGCCGGCACACGCCCCGCCGACCCCGCCCGGCCCCGGTGCCCCGACTTCGGGGAGGGCCGGTCCGAAAAGGGAACCCGGACCCGCCGCCGTCCGTCCCAGGGGCAGGCTGCCGGATGAGTCTCCGCGGCGCGGTGTCGGCACTCGCCGGCTGCGATCGCCGACCCACCCCTCTCCGCCGTGCCGCGGCCGGCAGCACGCCGTCACCGGCGCGCCCCCTCCCGCTGCGCCGGTGACGGCCCCTCACCCCTCACCCGATGCTGCGCACCGTCTTGACTGGCAGTCTTGACTGGCAGAAACTTCCCGGACATTGGTCACCTCCTGGCAGTTTCCTTCAAGCGGATCCCGGGTCCCCGGGGATCACCTTCCAAAGGAGCGCACGTGCCCGACAGCAGCAACGGAAGCACGGGAAGCACCGCGCGTCCGTCGAGACGCACCGTCCTCGCCGCGACGGCGGGTGTCACCACGGCCCTGGCGGCCGGCGGCACCGTCCACGCGGCCACCGGCCCGTCCGCCCCCGACGACAGAAAGCTGCGCGCCCTCATCTCCCGCATGACGCTGGAGGAGAAGGTCGGCCAGCTGTTCGTGATGCGGGTCTACGGCCACTCGGCCACCGACCCGGACCAGGCCGACATCGACGCCAACCTCAAGGAGATCGGCGTCCGCACGGCCGCCGAGATGCTCGCCCGGTACCGGGTCGGCGGCATCATCTACTTCGCCTGGGCGCACAACACCCGTGACCCGCACCAGATCGCGGACCTGTCCAACGGCATCCAGAAGGCGTCCCTCGGCCTGCCGCGCGGGCTGCCCGTGCTGGTCTCCACCGACCAGGAGCACGGCATCGTCGCCCGGGTGGGCGAGCCCGCCACCCTGTTCCCCGGGGCGATGGCCGTCGGCGCGGGCGGTTCGCGGGCCGACGCCCGCACCCTCGGCCGGATCGCGGGCCTCGAACTGCGCGCGCTGGGCATCCGCCAGAACTACTCACCGGTGGCCGACGTCAACGTCAACCCGGCCAACCCCGTCATCGGCGTGCGCTCCTTCGGCTCCGACCCGCAGTCCGTCGCGGACCTGGTGGCGGCGGAGGTCAAGGGCTACGAGTCGTCCCACATCGCCTCGACGGCCAAGCACTTCCCCGGACACGGCGACACCGTCGACGACAGCCACGCCAAGCTGCCGTACATCCACCACACCCGCGACCAGTGGGAGCAGCTGGACGCGCCGCCGTTCGAGGCCGCGATCGCCGCCGGCATCGACTCGATCATGACGGCCCACATCGTCGTGCCGGCGCTCGATCCCTCCGAGGACCCCGCCACCCTCTCCCGCCCGATCCTCACCGGCATCCTGCGCGAGGAACTGGGCTACGACGGCGTCGTGGTGACCGACTCCCTCGGCATGGAGGGCGTACGCACCAAGTACGGCGACGACCGGGTGCCGGTGCTGGCGCTGAAGGCGGGCGTCGACCAGCTCCTCAACCCGCCGTCCCTGGACGTCGCCTGGAACGCGGTCCTGAACGCCGTACGGGACGGCGAGCTGACCGAGGACCGGCTCGACGAATCGATCCTGCGGGTGCTGCGGATGAAGGCGAAGCTGGGCCTGTTCAAGGACCCGTACGTCACGCACGCCGGCGTCGACCGCACCGTGGGCACACGCTCGCACCTGGCCACCGCCGACCGGATCACCGAGCGGACCACCACCCTGCTCGTCAACGAGGGCGGCCTGCTGCCGCTGTCCCGCCGCAGGACGCCGAAGCTGCTGGTGGTCGGCGCCGACCCGGCCTCCCCGTCCGGCACGACGGGACCGCCGACCGGGGTCCTCGCGGGCGCCCTGACCGAGCTGGGCTTCACGGCCACCGCCCTGTCCACCGGCACGGCGCCGTCCGCCGCCACCGTCGCCAAGGCGGTCGCGGCTGCCGGGGACGCGGACGCGGTGGTCGTCGCCACGTACAACGTCACCGCCTCCAGCAGCCAGAAGACGCTCGTCGAGCAGTTGCTGGCGACGGGGAAGCCGGTCGTCGCGGTGGCGGTCCGCAACCCCTACGACGTGGCGCACCTGCCCGGCGTGAAGGCGTACCTGGCGACGTACTCCTGGACCGACGTCGAACTGCGGGCGGCGGCACGGGTGATCGCGGGCAAGGTGGACCCGAGGGGCAAGCTGCCGGTGCCGGTGCAGCGCGCGGACGACCCGGCGACGGTGCTCCACCCGGTCGGGTACGGGCTGACGTACTAGGAGCCGCCGACGCCACGTCACCCTCGGACGGGTGATGGTCCGAGGGTGACGTGGTGTGCGGACAGCCCTACGTGACGGGGCAGTTGGCGACGAGGGCGTTGTCAGATACCTGCTCTAGCGTGTTGACCGGGCACCGGGCCACGTCCGCGCGGTGCCGGTCAACCGCTCCCCCGGCAGAAAGCGACATCGTGAGCAACTGGGACAGCACCGCCGGCCCCTCCGGCGATCCCGTGGGGCAGACGTCCCGCAGCAGCGCCTTCCGCGCCTTCGCCCGGCGGCACGGGGTGTCCGACGACGCCATCACCCGCCTGCTGTGGAGCATGGAGCCGGCGGTGCACTTCGACTGGAAGGCCCCGGAGAGCGTCCGGCCCGGCGACCGGGTGATCGGTCACATCGGAGGGGCGCCGGCGCTGCCCCTGGACGTGGAGTGGGAGATGGGCGACATCTTCGTCGCGTCCTTCGACCTCGCGGCGGTGCCCCGGACCCTCTTCGACGACGGGCTCCCACGGGAGGGGCACCTCCTGCTGTTCACCTGGTCGGACGCCGGCGGCGGCAAGGCGCTCCACATACCGCCCGGGATCGAGACGACCGTGCGCCCGGTACCCGTCCCGAGCGAACTGGACCTGCAGTTCGGGTCCTCCCACAGGGTGCTGGACCGCTGGGCCATGGTCGCCTCCCGTGACGACGCCTGGGACGCCCACGCCTGGCTCATCGGCGAGGACCACGGGGGCATCTGGGGCGAGGCGGAAGGCGAAGAGGCCGAGTGGCACGCTCGGCTAGAGGCCGCCGTCGAGGAGTACGCCGCCAAGGTCGGCGTCAGGCCGGCCATGGACAACAGCACCGACAAACTGCGGGGAGTGCAGCGGAACGTCCACCGCAGCTGGGACAAGAGCACCGACGCGTTCCAGCGCCTGCGGGAGGAGGCGGTCCTCGAACTCAGGGACGCCCCGGAGCGGTTCGACGAGGTCTACGACCGGGCGTGGCGGGAGCTGCCCGGACAGCCGCTGTTGCACCTCGCGACCTTCAACATGGAGGCGCTCCAGTACGACTGGATGGACGGCGACATCAGCTGGTTGATCAGCCGCGACGCCCTCCGCGCCGGACGGCTCGACGAGGCCGAGCACCACTGGCTGGGCTGACCCCGGCGGCTCGCGCACACGCCCCCGCCTGGCCGGGCGGGCGTAGAACCGGTACGTCACCCGCGCGGGCCGACCGACCCCATACGAGCGAACCATCCCACATGTCCGGCGTGTCCCGTGATCGACCGGCCACACTGGACCGGGGGTCTGCCAGGGGGTCGACGATGCGTGTGAGAACCAGGTGGGTGGCGCCGGCCACGCTCGCGGCGGTGGGCGCGGCGCTGCTCACCGGCTGCCAGAGCGCACCGGGCGGCGCGGCCGAGGAGCGCGGGCGCGCGAGCGGGGAGACGGCGAAGGTGACACCGGAGGCGGTCAGGCCGTCCGGGTACGGGGCGGAGTTCCTCGGGGTCGACGAGTGCAGCTCCTTCGGCCGTACCAGCTTCACCGAGGCGTCCTGCGCCGGTGAGCGTGCCGCGGCCCGCGTGATCGCCCGTCACGACGGCACCGCCCGCGACGGGCCGCGCTGCCCGGCGACCACGGACTTCGTGCTGCACATCAGCGAGCAGCACCCCTCCTCCGACGAGGACGGCGACGGCGTGGTGCCGCGCGGCTACGCCTGCATGCGCCATCTCCAGCCGCCGCACCCCGGCGACCCGGGCGGCGGGGGCGGGCCGCGCACCATCGTCGGCGACTGCGTCTACGACCTGGGCGACGGCCGGGTCCGCGAAACGGCCTGCGACGGCGGCGCCGAGCGGAAACCGGAGTTCAAGGTGACGAAGGCCGTGGACGACCGGTCGGATTGCCCGGCGTCCACGGCCCTCTACGTGCGGCTCGGCGGCGCCTCACCGGTGGGCTGCGCCCGCCCGGTGTAGTGCCGCCCCGCCCCTGCTACGGACGCAGCGTCCGCTCCCGCTCGACGTCCCGCTTGTCCAGCTTGGCGTCGAACTTCGCCAGCGGCTTCGCCGCCGCCGGGTTCTCCTGCACCTTCGCCGGGGCGACATCAGCCCAGTCGAGGATGCGGGCGGTGGCGAACGCCTTCTCGTCGGCGACCAGACCGGCCACGTTCGCGCCGTGGTTCATGCCGGGCGCGGTGAACACGTAGGAGTCGCGCGCGCCGTGCCCGACGCGGAACGGCTCGGCGCCCCACGGGTCGTTCTCGCCGTACACGAACAGCATCTGCCGGGCGTTGTGCCGGACCCAGGTGTCGACGTCCCGCATGACCGACGGCTGGAACCTCATGTCGATCGAGCGCGGCACGAAGTTGCGCGGCGGCTGGTAGCCGTAGCGGACGTACTTCTTCTCGATGTGCGGGAACTGGATCGTCGGGGCGCCCAGCTGCGTACCGGCCTGGTAGTAGTACGGCGTGTACGGGCTGAGGCCCTGATCCGTGTAGAACGAGAAGCCGGAGATCGTGTCGACCGAGGTCCAGATCTCCTCGTCGGTCGCGTTCCTGGCGTCCGCCGGGATGTCCGCGCAGTCGGCGACGGTGCTGTACTGCCAGAAGCCCCACACGTAGTCGAGGACGACGGCCTCGTACGCGCGGTCCAGGCTGCCGATGGTGT carries:
- a CDS encoding glycoside hydrolase family 3 protein, which codes for MPDSSNGSTGSTARPSRRTVLAATAGVTTALAAGGTVHAATGPSAPDDRKLRALISRMTLEEKVGQLFVMRVYGHSATDPDQADIDANLKEIGVRTAAEMLARYRVGGIIYFAWAHNTRDPHQIADLSNGIQKASLGLPRGLPVLVSTDQEHGIVARVGEPATLFPGAMAVGAGGSRADARTLGRIAGLELRALGIRQNYSPVADVNVNPANPVIGVRSFGSDPQSVADLVAAEVKGYESSHIASTAKHFPGHGDTVDDSHAKLPYIHHTRDQWEQLDAPPFEAAIAAGIDSIMTAHIVVPALDPSEDPATLSRPILTGILREELGYDGVVVTDSLGMEGVRTKYGDDRVPVLALKAGVDQLLNPPSLDVAWNAVLNAVRDGELTEDRLDESILRVLRMKAKLGLFKDPYVTHAGVDRTVGTRSHLATADRITERTTTLLVNEGGLLPLSRRRTPKLLVVGADPASPSGTTGPPTGVLAGALTELGFTATALSTGTAPSAATVAKAVAAAGDADAVVVATYNVTASSSQKTLVEQLLATGKPVVAVAVRNPYDVAHLPGVKAYLATYSWTDVELRAAARVIAGKVDPRGKLPVPVQRADDPATVLHPVGYGLTY
- a CDS encoding LysR family transcriptional regulator, with product MLDLQRLRALHAVSVHGTVGAAAVALGYTSSAVSQQIAKLERETRTVLLEREGRGVRLTDEAHQLVRAARELIAIVERAETELEQRRGVPAGRLTIAAFASAARGLMPPVLADLARRHPALDTRLTEIDPHLSVDLVAKGAVDLVVAHDWDIAPLPAPAGVEQAVVGDDLCDLLVPEGHPFAGRTAVRREELGGERWICQPPGRVCHEWLVRTLRAAGHEPEIVHQADENPTLVALVAAGLGIALIPRLGRGPLPAGVVEVPLDPMPVRRLYALWRTGAARRPAIAETVRTLGAHWPAVSAHTPR
- a CDS encoding YwqG family protein; translated protein: MSNWDSTAGPSGDPVGQTSRSSAFRAFARRHGVSDDAITRLLWSMEPAVHFDWKAPESVRPGDRVIGHIGGAPALPLDVEWEMGDIFVASFDLAAVPRTLFDDGLPREGHLLLFTWSDAGGGKALHIPPGIETTVRPVPVPSELDLQFGSSHRVLDRWAMVASRDDAWDAHAWLIGEDHGGIWGEAEGEEAEWHARLEAAVEEYAAKVGVRPAMDNSTDKLRGVQRNVHRSWDKSTDAFQRLREEAVLELRDAPERFDEVYDRAWRELPGQPLLHLATFNMEALQYDWMDGDISWLISRDALRAGRLDEAEHHWLG